In Agrobacterium sp. RAC06, a single window of DNA contains:
- a CDS encoding extracellular catalytic domain type 1 short-chain-length polyhydroxyalkanoate depolymerase yields the protein MRFKFSISPLSALLRSQKRLQRRLEKAMPKLRMYEPPKVAKPRAPRSGLVQVHAFGSNPGRLRMFEYVPSARRDPATLVVVLHGCLQTARQFDRGSGWSRMAREKGFVLLYPEQTKENNHNLCFNWFRPSMVARDRGELMSIRQMIEHAIERHGIADSRVFIQGLSAGGAMANAILVTYPHLFAAGQVVGGLPFGAARDAMSALSVMKSGPRRSRREWGDLARSAAGDVSSRKPAVAIWQGRADRVVSPGNGEALLAQWLDFHGLDEFAGQSEVRPEGSMIVWKDENGRRLVEYRLLNALDHGLPVIARRAGSERQAYMLEGAIGAPQQFYETFIRPGRT from the coding sequence ATGCGCTTCAAGTTCTCCATCTCTCCGCTTTCTGCGCTGCTTCGCAGCCAGAAGCGTCTGCAGCGCAGGCTGGAGAAGGCGATGCCCAAGCTCAGGATGTATGAGCCGCCGAAGGTCGCAAAACCCCGCGCGCCGCGCTCCGGCCTCGTGCAGGTGCATGCCTTCGGCAGCAATCCCGGACGACTGCGGATGTTTGAATATGTGCCCTCCGCCCGCCGGGACCCGGCTACGCTCGTGGTGGTACTGCATGGCTGTCTACAGACCGCAAGACAGTTCGACCGTGGCAGCGGTTGGAGCCGCATGGCGCGGGAAAAGGGTTTCGTGCTGCTCTATCCGGAGCAGACCAAGGAGAACAATCACAATCTCTGCTTCAACTGGTTCCGCCCGAGCATGGTGGCGCGCGATCGCGGTGAGCTGATGTCGATCCGCCAGATGATCGAACACGCGATCGAGCGTCACGGGATCGCGGACAGCAGGGTCTTCATCCAGGGGCTGTCGGCGGGCGGTGCCATGGCCAATGCGATCCTCGTCACATATCCGCATCTCTTTGCCGCCGGTCAGGTGGTGGGTGGGCTCCCCTTTGGCGCGGCCCGCGACGCCATGTCGGCACTTTCAGTGATGAAATCAGGTCCTCGCCGCAGCAGACGGGAATGGGGTGACCTGGCACGGAGTGCGGCAGGAGACGTGTCCAGCCGCAAACCAGCCGTGGCGATCTGGCAGGGCAGGGCAGATCGGGTGGTGTCGCCAGGCAATGGAGAGGCGCTGCTCGCCCAATGGCTGGATTTCCATGGGCTTGATGAATTCGCCGGACAGAGTGAAGTCCGGCCGGAAGGATCGATGATCGTCTGGAAGGATGAGAATGGCAGACGGTTGGTGGAGTATCGCCTGCTTAATGCCCTGGACCATGGCCTGCCCGTCATCGCGCGACGCGCCGGCTCTGAGCGCCAGGCCTACATGCTTGAGGGCGCCATCGGCGCGCCCCAGCAGTTCTACGAAACTTTCATTCGGCCAGGCCGAACTTGA
- a CDS encoding ubiquinol-cytochrome C chaperone family protein: MVFGFFRQKRNNQVIVERQYGALTAAARTPAFYLDMNVPDTVIGRFELLTIMLILYFRRTAKSPRSGQEIAQNIIDAFFEDVDHSIRELGVGDPGVPKRMKKLAGMYYGRLESYAAALDKNDREALGAALKRNIHPEEGEAAPSMQALADWMFAAEQALAALDENEIETGMARLAVPGA; encoded by the coding sequence ATGGTATTCGGCTTCTTTCGGCAGAAAAGAAACAATCAGGTGATCGTCGAGCGCCAGTACGGGGCTTTGACGGCGGCGGCGCGCACGCCCGCATTCTATCTCGACATGAATGTTCCGGACACCGTGATCGGCCGGTTCGAGCTGTTGACGATCATGCTGATTCTCTATTTTCGCCGCACGGCGAAATCTCCGCGCAGCGGCCAGGAGATCGCCCAGAACATCATCGACGCCTTCTTTGAGGATGTCGATCACTCCATCCGCGAACTGGGCGTCGGCGATCCCGGCGTGCCGAAGCGCATGAAGAAGCTCGCCGGCATGTATTATGGTCGACTGGAGTCCTACGCGGCGGCATTGGATAAAAACGACCGCGAAGCGCTTGGCGCCGCGCTGAAGCGCAACATTCATCCCGAAGAAGGCGAGGCGGCTCCCTCCATGCAGGCGCTAGCCGACTGGATGTTTGCAGCCGAGCAAGCGCTGGCCGCCCTGGATGAAAACGAAATCGAGACGGGCATGGCCCGCCTGGCCGTCCCGGGAGCCTGA
- a CDS encoding outer membrane protein assembly factor BamE translates to MGDVCVNIRIFKSDRKLLSTTALALAVTIGLSACQTSEVFHNGYVVDQAALDLVPVGSSREQVLLSLGTPSTTATFDGEVFYYISQKRTRPVAFMKQRLVDQQILAIYFDKDGVVAQRANYTLQDGKVFDTISRTTPTGGRDLTFLQQLLAGGGGAANSVRNILSNY, encoded by the coding sequence ATGGGAGACGTTTGCGTGAATATCAGGATTTTCAAGTCGGACAGGAAGCTCCTGAGCACGACCGCACTTGCTCTTGCCGTCACCATCGGCCTCTCCGCCTGCCAGACCTCCGAGGTCTTCCACAACGGTTATGTCGTTGATCAGGCAGCGCTGGACCTGGTGCCGGTCGGTTCCAGCCGCGAACAGGTCCTTCTCTCGCTTGGCACGCCGTCGACCACGGCGACCTTCGACGGCGAAGTCTTCTACTACATCTCCCAGAAGCGCACCCGACCGGTCGCCTTCATGAAGCAGCGCCTCGTCGACCAGCAGATCCTCGCCATCTACTTCGACAAGGACGGCGTCGTTGCGCAGCGTGCGAACTACACGCTGCAGGACGGCAAGGTGTTCGATACGATTTCCCGCACGACGCCGACCGGCGGTCGCGATCTCACATTCCTGCAGCAGTTGCTGGCTGGTGGCGGTGGCGCAGCCAACAGCGTCCGCAATATCCTGAGCAACTACTAA
- a CDS encoding integration host factor subunit alpha yields MAGKTVTRADLAESVFRKVGLSRTESAELVETVIDEICNAIVRGESVKLSSFATFQVRSKNERIGRNPKTGEEVPISPRRVMTFKASNVLKQRILRAHIARKAKQKPVNPAA; encoded by the coding sequence ATGGCCGGAAAGACAGTGACGCGTGCGGATTTGGCAGAATCAGTCTTTCGCAAGGTCGGTCTCTCCCGGACGGAATCCGCCGAACTCGTGGAAACGGTCATCGATGAGATTTGCAATGCCATTGTGCGTGGTGAATCCGTGAAGCTTTCGTCCTTCGCCACCTTTCAGGTTCGTAGCAAGAACGAGCGAATCGGCCGTAATCCGAAGACCGGCGAGGAAGTGCCGATCTCGCCGCGTCGTGTCATGACCTTCAAGGCGTCGAATGTGCTGAAGCAGCGCATCCTGCGGGCCCATATTGCCCGCAAGGCCAAGCAGAAGCCGGTCAATCCGGCCGCCTGA
- the plsX gene encoding phosphate acyltransferase PlsX, translating to MIRISVDVMGGDFGPEVVIPGAAKALERHPDVTFLLFGQQERCLPILAQFPKLKEKSTFHHCDISVTMDEKPSQALRRGRYVSSMWRSIEAVKSGQADVVVSAGNTGALMAMAKFCLRTMATIERPAIAAIWPTLSGESIVLDVGAGIGADAQQLLDFAVMGGAMARALFEIEKPMVGLLNVGVEEIKGQEEVKEAGRLIREAGLDTIDYYGFVEGDDLGKGTVDVVVTEGFTGNIALKTAEGTAKQIAEYLRAAMSRTWMAKLGYILAKGAFDRLREKMDPRKVNGGVFLGLNGIVIKSHGGTDAEGFAAALDVGYDMARNGLTQKIENDLKKYHARHPSPAGPEAA from the coding sequence GTGATCAGAATTTCTGTCGACGTCATGGGTGGAGACTTCGGTCCCGAGGTCGTCATCCCCGGAGCCGCCAAGGCACTTGAGCGTCATCCCGATGTAACCTTCCTTCTCTTCGGCCAGCAGGAACGCTGCCTGCCGATCCTCGCGCAGTTTCCCAAGCTGAAGGAAAAGTCGACCTTCCACCACTGCGACATCTCCGTCACCATGGATGAGAAGCCGAGCCAGGCGCTTCGCCGCGGCCGCTACGTCTCCAGCATGTGGCGCTCGATCGAGGCGGTGAAGTCCGGCCAGGCCGATGTGGTCGTCTCGGCCGGCAACACCGGCGCGCTTATGGCCATGGCGAAATTCTGCCTGCGCACCATGGCGACCATCGAGCGCCCGGCGATCGCCGCGATCTGGCCGACGTTGTCGGGCGAGAGCATCGTGCTCGATGTCGGTGCCGGCATCGGTGCCGATGCGCAGCAATTGCTCGACTTCGCCGTCATGGGCGGCGCCATGGCGCGCGCGCTCTTCGAGATCGAGAAGCCCATGGTTGGCCTTCTCAATGTCGGCGTGGAGGAGATCAAGGGCCAGGAAGAGGTCAAGGAAGCCGGGCGCCTCATTCGCGAGGCCGGCCTCGACACGATCGACTATTATGGCTTCGTTGAAGGGGATGACCTCGGCAAAGGCACGGTCGACGTCGTCGTCACCGAAGGCTTTACCGGCAACATCGCCCTCAAGACTGCAGAGGGCACGGCCAAGCAGATTGCCGAATACCTGCGCGCGGCCATGTCGCGCACCTGGATGGCCAAGCTTGGCTACATCCTGGCAAAGGGCGCCTTTGATCGCCTGCGCGAGAAGATGGACCCGCGCAAGGTCAATGGTGGTGTCTTCCTCGGCTTGAACGGCATCGTCATCAAAAGCCACGGCGGCACGGATGCCGAAGGCTTTGCGGCGGCTCTCGATGTGGGCTATGACATGGCCCGGAACGGTCTCACCCAGAAGATCGAAAACGACTTGAAAAAATATCACGCGCGGCACCCGTCTCCGGCCGGCCCCGAAGCGGCGTGA
- a CDS encoding MerR family transcriptional regulator: protein MDKSPDAFRTISEVADDLDLPQHVLRFWETRFPQIKPLKRGGGRRYYRPDDVELLKGIRHLLYDQGYTIKGVQKLLKTNGNKFVMAVATGDVATMEALVAANASKNDEPKVNLDEDQVVGRPKVRTSGRFFGFGGGANDDAPESSVGKGSVGKEDRALLQEALFDLLECKRLLDQVR, encoded by the coding sequence TTGGACAAGAGCCCGGATGCTTTCCGCACAATCAGTGAAGTCGCTGATGACCTCGACCTGCCGCAGCATGTCCTGCGCTTCTGGGAAACCCGCTTTCCGCAGATCAAGCCCCTGAAGCGCGGCGGCGGTCGGCGCTACTATCGTCCCGACGATGTCGAACTGCTTAAGGGCATCCGCCATCTGCTCTACGATCAGGGTTATACGATCAAGGGCGTGCAGAAGCTTCTGAAGACCAACGGCAACAAGTTCGTCATGGCGGTTGCCACCGGCGATGTCGCCACCATGGAAGCGCTTGTTGCCGCCAATGCCTCTAAGAACGACGAGCCGAAGGTCAATCTCGACGAGGACCAGGTCGTCGGCCGACCCAAGGTGCGCACCAGCGGTCGTTTCTTCGGCTTCGGTGGCGGTGCCAATGATGACGCACCGGAGAGCTCGGTCGGCAAGGGCTCCGTCGGCAAGGAAGACCGTGCGCTCTTGCAGGAGGCACTTTTCGACCTGCTCGAATGCAAGCGGCTGCTCGATCAGGTGCGGTGA
- a CDS encoding O-antigen ligase family protein, with amino-acid sequence MSAVVNQARPFNPQAAAVQLMISWIMAFGVFLSGFVISEPAPYELLMVGQVALWFLFGLKISRVVAPLLALLLIFNVGGLLALTMLRTILTEQVLYVAVSIFLALTAVFYAAVIEDRPQRLKLIFQAWVAAAIITGMLGILGYFHAFPGAEVFTRYDRAMGAFQDPNVFGPFLVAPTLYLMHGMLKGRLLESPLRIVGILILSLAVFLSFSRAAWGLFLFCTVALVFVMLLKERTNAFRLKILVLSLAAVVAMVLALSVALQFEKVQALFETRTQLVQEYDGGHLGRFARHRLGFELAMERPLGIGPMMFGRIFPEDEHNIWLKSLMAYGWIGFVSYVTLMIWTVSMGFRYLLRERPWQPYLMVAWIVLVGHILVGTVIDTDHWRHFYLVLGIVWGWGAAEWRHQRALRN; translated from the coding sequence TTGAGTGCCGTCGTCAACCAAGCGAGGCCCTTCAATCCGCAGGCAGCTGCCGTTCAGCTGATGATCTCCTGGATCATGGCGTTTGGCGTCTTCCTGTCGGGCTTCGTCATATCCGAGCCTGCCCCTTATGAACTTCTGATGGTCGGCCAGGTCGCGCTCTGGTTCCTCTTCGGCCTGAAGATCTCGCGCGTCGTCGCGCCCCTGCTCGCTCTGTTGCTGATCTTCAACGTCGGCGGTTTGCTGGCACTGACCATGCTTAGGACCATCCTGACGGAGCAGGTTCTCTACGTGGCAGTGTCGATCTTCCTGGCGCTCACGGCCGTGTTTTATGCTGCGGTCATCGAGGACAGGCCGCAGCGGCTGAAACTGATCTTCCAGGCCTGGGTGGCTGCCGCCATCATCACGGGTATGCTCGGGATTCTCGGCTATTTCCACGCCTTCCCCGGAGCAGAAGTCTTCACGCGCTACGATCGCGCCATGGGTGCCTTCCAGGACCCCAATGTCTTCGGCCCGTTTCTCGTCGCGCCGACACTTTACCTGATGCATGGCATGCTGAAAGGGCGGCTGCTCGAGTCCCCGCTGCGGATTGTCGGTATTCTGATCCTTTCCTTGGCGGTGTTTCTCTCCTTCTCGCGCGCCGCCTGGGGACTGTTTCTCTTCTGCACCGTCGCCCTGGTCTTCGTCATGCTGCTCAAGGAGCGGACCAATGCCTTCCGCCTGAAGATCCTGGTGCTGTCCCTTGCTGCGGTCGTCGCCATGGTCTTGGCGCTCTCGGTCGCTCTGCAGTTCGAGAAGGTGCAAGCGCTGTTCGAGACCCGGACCCAGTTGGTACAGGAATATGACGGCGGCCACCTGGGGCGCTTCGCCCGGCACCGTCTCGGTTTTGAACTGGCGATGGAAAGGCCGCTCGGGATCGGGCCGATGATGTTCGGCCGGATCTTCCCGGAAGACGAACACAATATCTGGCTGAAATCCCTGATGGCCTATGGCTGGATCGGCTTTGTCTCTTACGTGACCCTGATGATCTGGACCGTGTCGATGGGCTTCCGCTACTTGCTGCGCGAAAGACCATGGCAACCCTATCTGATGGTCGCCTGGATCGTTCTCGTCGGGCATATCCTGGTCGGCACCGTGATCGATACCGACCACTGGCGGCATTTCTATCTCGTGCTCGGCATCGTCTGGGGCTGGGGCGCTGCCGAATGGCGTCACCAGCGCGCCTTGCGGAACTGA
- a CDS encoding glycosyltransferase family 4 protein gives MAEAPSLRIVHCFRSPIGGIFRHVRDLAELHSAAGHKVGILCDSSTGGAHEDRLFEQIMPHLALGVTRFPIRRSVSLKDMAALGEAYKLIKELQPDILHGHGAKGGVIARLIGSLLRVRRYRVARLYSPHGGSLHFSRAKPSGQAVFMAERVLERMTESISFVCDYERQTYETKIGKPHCQATRVYNGISERDFGRIPVEAAGVDFAYIGMLRDLKGPDVFINAFADAERLVGRPLSGVIVGDGPDLDRYRRMVEQKGLSRRIGFKPAMPIAEAFALSDIIVVPSRAEAMPYIVLEALAAEKTVIASRVGGIPEILGPDCEALVEAGRADLFGAVMAKALTDPDWSRRTMPSPQSFRSRFSATVMARDIEALYRAQLARI, from the coding sequence ATGGCCGAAGCCCCGTCGCTGCGCATCGTGCATTGCTTTCGGTCGCCGATCGGCGGAATCTTCCGCCATGTCCGCGATCTGGCAGAGTTGCACAGCGCGGCCGGACACAAAGTCGGCATCCTCTGCGACAGCTCGACGGGCGGCGCCCATGAAGACCGGCTCTTCGAGCAGATCATGCCGCATCTTGCGCTCGGCGTCACACGCTTCCCGATTCGGCGTTCCGTCAGTTTGAAGGACATGGCGGCGCTCGGCGAAGCTTACAAACTCATCAAGGAATTGCAGCCGGATATCCTGCATGGTCATGGCGCCAAGGGCGGCGTGATCGCGCGGTTGATCGGCTCACTGCTGCGGGTTCGAAGGTATCGCGTCGCCCGCCTCTATTCACCGCATGGCGGCAGCCTGCATTTCTCGCGGGCAAAACCGTCAGGACAGGCCGTCTTCATGGCCGAGCGCGTTCTGGAGCGGATGACGGAATCGATTTCTTTCGTCTGCGACTACGAGCGCCAGACCTACGAGACAAAGATAGGCAAACCCCATTGCCAGGCGACGCGGGTCTATAACGGCATCAGCGAGAGAGACTTCGGGCGTATCCCGGTCGAAGCCGCGGGCGTGGATTTCGCCTATATCGGAATGCTGCGCGACCTCAAGGGGCCCGATGTCTTCATCAATGCCTTCGCCGACGCTGAACGACTGGTTGGTCGACCGTTGAGCGGGGTGATCGTCGGAGACGGCCCCGACCTCGATCGCTATCGTCGAATGGTCGAACAAAAAGGCCTTAGCCGCCGGATTGGCTTCAAACCCGCCATGCCCATCGCCGAGGCCTTTGCGCTCTCCGACATCATTGTCGTTCCCTCGCGCGCCGAGGCCATGCCCTATATCGTCCTGGAGGCGCTGGCCGCAGAAAAGACGGTTATCGCCTCACGGGTCGGGGGCATTCCCGAGATCCTCGGCCCTGACTGCGAGGCCCTCGTCGAGGCCGGCCGCGCCGACCTCTTCGGCGCCGTGATGGCCAAGGCGCTCACCGATCCGGACTGGTCGAGGCGAACCATGCCGAGTCCTCAGAGCTTCCGCTCCCGTTTTTCCGCAACAGTCATGGCCAGGGACATCGAAGCGCTTTATCGGGCGCAACTCGCGCGCATTTGA
- a CDS encoding YceD family protein: protein MTGSNARDPREFTYLVKVAHISANPVQVHVEADERERAGLADLWNVEAVNRLSADLQIARWKKDGVRIKGNVTGELVQACVVTLEPVVSTIDQEIDQIFVPEGSKLARIVLDGAGEMVLDPDGPDLPEQFTGDTIDAGALVAEFAALDIDPYPKKEGVAFSGHIESKAEEDKKPSPFAVLKDWKKD, encoded by the coding sequence ATGACAGGCAGCAATGCAAGGGACCCTCGCGAGTTCACCTATCTGGTGAAAGTCGCCCATATCTCCGCCAACCCGGTACAGGTCCATGTGGAAGCCGACGAGCGTGAGCGCGCGGGCCTTGCGGACCTCTGGAACGTGGAGGCGGTCAATCGGCTGTCCGCCGACCTGCAGATCGCCCGCTGGAAAAAGGACGGTGTACGCATCAAGGGGAATGTCACGGGCGAACTCGTGCAGGCCTGCGTCGTCACCCTGGAACCGGTGGTCTCCACGATCGATCAGGAGATCGACCAGATCTTCGTGCCGGAGGGATCCAAGCTTGCCCGCATCGTGCTCGATGGCGCCGGTGAGATGGTGCTCGATCCGGATGGTCCCGACCTTCCCGAACAGTTTACCGGTGACACGATCGACGCCGGCGCGCTGGTCGCCGAATTCGCCGCTCTCGACATCGATCCCTATCCGAAGAAAGAAGGCGTTGCCTTCTCCGGACACATCGAAAGCAAGGCTGAAGAAGACAAGAAGCCGTCGCCCTTTGCGGTCCTGAAAGACTGGAAAAAGGACTGA
- a CDS encoding beta-ketoacyl-ACP synthase III, with the protein MIRSVVRGFGAALPKRVMTNADLESLVETSDEWIVQRTGIKQRYIAGEGETTASLGAAAAQEALDRAGLTAADIDLIICATSTPDNTFPATAVNIQNRLGMHHGFAFDVQAVCSGFVYAMATADLYIRGGMAKRVLVIGAETFSRILDWTDRTTCVLFGDGAGALVLEAAEGEGTVADRGVLTSNLRSDGAHREKLYVDGGPSTTGTVGHLRMEGREVFKHAVGMITDVIEAAFTATGTTADDIDWLVPHQANKRIIDGSAKKLGIPDEKVVITVDKHGNTSAASIPLALATAASDGRIKQGDLVMLEAMGGGFTWGAVLVRW; encoded by the coding sequence ATGATCCGTTCTGTAGTTCGCGGTTTCGGAGCAGCGCTCCCGAAACGGGTTATGACCAATGCTGATCTCGAAAGCCTGGTCGAAACCTCCGACGAGTGGATTGTTCAGCGTACCGGCATCAAGCAGCGTTACATCGCAGGTGAAGGCGAGACGACGGCATCGCTGGGTGCAGCGGCAGCTCAGGAAGCGCTCGATCGCGCAGGTCTGACGGCTGCCGACATCGACCTGATCATCTGTGCGACCTCGACGCCCGACAACACCTTCCCGGCGACGGCCGTCAACATCCAGAACCGTCTCGGCATGCATCACGGCTTCGCCTTCGACGTTCAGGCCGTCTGTTCCGGCTTCGTCTATGCCATGGCGACGGCTGATCTCTATATCCGCGGCGGCATGGCAAAGCGGGTGCTGGTCATCGGCGCCGAGACCTTCTCCCGCATCCTCGACTGGACCGACCGCACGACCTGCGTTCTGTTCGGCGACGGTGCTGGTGCGCTGGTGCTCGAGGCGGCCGAAGGCGAGGGGACGGTTGCAGACCGCGGCGTTCTCACCTCGAACCTGCGCTCGGACGGCGCCCATCGTGAAAAGCTCTATGTCGATGGCGGTCCCTCGACCACAGGCACGGTTGGTCATCTGCGCATGGAAGGCCGCGAAGTCTTCAAGCATGCCGTCGGCATGATCACCGACGTCATCGAGGCTGCGTTCACGGCGACCGGTACGACCGCTGATGACATCGACTGGCTGGTCCCGCATCAGGCCAACAAGCGCATCATCGACGGCTCGGCGAAGAAGCTCGGCATTCCCGATGAGAAGGTCGTGATCACCGTCGACAAGCATGGAAATACGTCTGCGGCATCCATTCCGCTGGCCCTTGCGACGGCGGCCAGCGACGGCCGGATCAAGCAGGGAGATCTGGTGATGCTCGAGGCCATGGGCGGCGGCTTCACCTGGGGCGCCGTGCTGGTGCGCTGGTAG
- a CDS encoding undecaprenyl-phosphate glucose phosphotransferase — protein MNKVDKPEAFDLDALRRGQTAGDDPLHKVEGERKAEISALARQIASQYAVANYSPSIVIGQLRFLEFFSLFGIALGANFFFAFDPGAHFLDTSVSAFVGSLMALLFMQASDCYHVSILRSPMGSMARVLGSWMASLGLVALTNFLFIDHDPNYRSILAAWFVLGAIYLLIERNLIGFGFRRWGRNGVMERRAVIVGGGKPAKDLIRALEQQPENDIRICGIFDDRNSARSPDVVAGYPKLGTVAELVEFARLAHIDMLIISLPLSAEARIMQLLKMLWVLPVDIRLAAHSNNLRFRPRAYSHVGAVPLLDILDKPIRDWDSVAKRAFDIFFSVLALILLWPVFIATAIAVKMTSKGPVFFVQKRHGFNNEVINVLKFRSMYTEMSDPTAKNAVTKNDPRVTPVGRFIRKTSIDELPQIFNVLRGDLSLVGPRPHAILGQTRDKTFGEIVEGYFARHRVKPGVTGWAQINGWRGEIDTDDKIKFRTAYDLYYIENWSLWFDLKILFLTPLRLLNTENAY, from the coding sequence ATGAACAAGGTCGACAAACCCGAGGCATTCGATCTTGACGCATTGCGTCGCGGTCAGACGGCCGGCGACGATCCCCTGCACAAGGTGGAAGGGGAGCGTAAAGCCGAAATCAGCGCATTGGCACGCCAGATCGCGTCACAATATGCGGTGGCCAACTATTCGCCGTCGATCGTGATCGGCCAGCTGCGTTTTCTCGAGTTCTTCAGTCTGTTCGGGATTGCGCTCGGCGCTAACTTCTTCTTCGCCTTCGATCCGGGCGCTCACTTCCTCGACACGAGCGTCAGTGCCTTTGTCGGCTCGCTGATGGCATTGCTCTTCATGCAGGCCAGCGATTGCTACCATGTCTCGATTCTGCGTTCGCCGATGGGATCCATGGCGCGGGTACTCGGAAGCTGGATGGCTTCCCTCGGTCTTGTCGCTCTGACGAACTTCCTGTTCATCGACCATGACCCCAATTACCGCAGCATACTCGCCGCATGGTTCGTGCTCGGTGCGATCTATCTCCTGATCGAGCGCAATCTGATCGGGTTTGGCTTTCGGCGCTGGGGACGCAACGGCGTGATGGAGCGCCGAGCGGTGATCGTCGGCGGCGGCAAACCTGCCAAAGACCTGATCCGCGCTCTGGAACAGCAGCCGGAAAACGACATCCGGATCTGCGGTATCTTCGACGATCGTAACTCTGCACGCTCCCCGGACGTGGTTGCCGGTTACCCGAAGCTCGGGACCGTGGCGGAACTCGTCGAATTTGCGCGTCTCGCCCATATCGACATGCTGATCATCTCGCTGCCGCTCAGCGCTGAAGCCCGCATCATGCAGCTCCTGAAGATGCTCTGGGTGCTGCCGGTCGATATCCGCCTCGCCGCCCATTCCAACAATCTGCGCTTCCGGCCTCGCGCCTATTCGCATGTCGGTGCGGTCCCGCTTCTCGACATTCTCGACAAGCCGATCCGTGACTGGGATTCCGTCGCCAAGCGCGCCTTCGACATCTTCTTCAGCGTTCTCGCCCTCATCCTGCTGTGGCCGGTTTTCATTGCCACGGCGATTGCGGTCAAGATGACATCCAAGGGACCGGTCTTCTTCGTGCAGAAGCGTCACGGCTTCAACAACGAGGTGATCAACGTCCTGAAATTCCGGTCGATGTATACGGAAATGAGCGATCCGACGGCCAAGAATGCCGTTACCAAGAACGACCCGCGCGTGACGCCGGTCGGCCGTTTCATCCGCAAGACGTCGATCGACGAGTTGCCGCAGATCTTCAACGTGCTGCGCGGCGATCTCTCGCTGGTCGGCCCCCGTCCCCATGCCATCCTCGGCCAGACCCGCGACAAGACATTCGGCGAAATCGTCGAGGGTTATTTCGCCCGCCACCGGGTCAAGCCCGGCGTCACCGGTTGGGCGCAGATCAACGGCTGGCGCGGCGAAATCGACACCGACGACAAGATCAAGTTCCGCACGGCCTATGACCTCTATTACATCGAAAACTGGTCTCTCTGGTTCGATCTGAAGATCCTGTTCCTGACCCCGCTCAGGCTTCTCAATACCGAGAACGCCTATTGA